In the Candidatus Zixiibacteriota bacterium genome, one interval contains:
- a CDS encoding 2-hydroxyacyl-CoA dehydratase family protein: MTEEKKVAIKKIQATGQMRKIMADYFYKLDGVSRDGSQKIAWCTSVGPAELLLSLGFLVYYPENHGAMLGATRMAADCIPVANAVGYSPDICSYLTSDVGAYIRKETPLSMAYKGIEGLPKPDVLVFNTNQCRDVQDWMGWYSRELQVPMMGISTFRNIGDISDDVLAGIVQQIKDLIPALEKISGNKFDIDKLREVMARSKRCSELWKAVLESNTSSPAPMSFFDATIHMGPAVVLRGSDIANDYYELLLKELEDRVANGVGAVEEEKFRLYWEGMPIWGKLRDLSEFFIGFNTAVIASSYCNSWVFEAFDPTDPFLSMARAYTEIFIVRDEDFKEKYIEDIVRRYKLDGILFHDSKTCPNNSNNRYGMPERLEKRLGIPTLTINGDLNDLRCYSEEQAKTNIEAFIEQLEAR, from the coding sequence ATGACTGAAGAGAAAAAAGTAGCTATCAAAAAGATCCAGGCCACCGGCCAGATGAGAAAGATAATGGCCGACTACTTCTATAAGTTGGACGGCGTTTCCCGAGACGGATCACAGAAGATTGCCTGGTGTACGAGTGTCGGACCTGCCGAACTTCTATTGAGCCTGGGATTTCTCGTCTACTATCCGGAAAATCACGGGGCCATGCTGGGGGCAACGAGAATGGCTGCCGATTGTATTCCGGTGGCCAATGCGGTAGGCTACTCGCCCGACATCTGTTCCTACCTGACCAGCGATGTAGGCGCTTACATCAGGAAAGAGACGCCACTCTCCATGGCTTATAAGGGAATCGAAGGCCTGCCCAAACCTGATGTGTTGGTCTTCAATACGAACCAGTGCCGAGATGTCCAGGATTGGATGGGGTGGTATTCCCGGGAGTTGCAGGTTCCTATGATGGGCATTTCAACTTTCCGAAACATAGGCGATATTTCGGACGACGTTCTGGCGGGCATAGTCCAGCAAATTAAAGATCTAATCCCTGCTCTGGAGAAGATTTCGGGTAACAAATTCGATATCGACAAGCTGCGAGAAGTTATGGCCCGGTCCAAGAGGTGTAGCGAGTTGTGGAAGGCAGTCCTCGAGTCGAATACCTCTTCCCCAGCCCCTATGAGTTTCTTCGATGCCACAATTCACATGGGCCCGGCGGTGGTTCTGCGAGGATCGGATATCGCGAACGACTACTACGAGTTGCTTCTGAAAGAACTGGAAGATAGAGTCGCGAACGGCGTGGGGGCTGTTGAAGAGGAAAAATTCCGTCTGTATTGGGAAGGGATGCCTATCTGGGGTAAACTGCGAGACCTGTCGGAGTTTTTCATCGGCTTCAACACGGCAGTGATTGCTTCGAGTTATTGCAACAGTTGGGTATTTGAGGCCTTCGATCCGACTGATCCCTTTCTGAGTATGGCTCGCGCATATACCGAGATTTTCATAGTGAGGGATGAGGACTTCAAGGAGAAATACATCGAGGATATCGTACGCAGGTACAAGCTGGACGGGATTCTGTTCCATGATTCCAAGACCTGTCCCAACAACTCGAATAACCGCTATGGAATGCCGGAACGGCTTGAAAAAAGACTGGGCATTCCCACCCTTACGATAAACGGCGATCTGAATGACCTGCGCTGTTATTCTGAGGAGCAGGCCAAAACAAACATCGAGGCGTTTATCGAACAGCTTGAGGCAAGATAG
- a CDS encoding 4Fe-4S dicluster domain-containing protein — protein sequence MKANYGYMDGSGEFYITIDTDLCIECEDHPCVAACPAGLFEIITDDYDDEVAAIKEDHRKKIKYDCGACKPMSDRPPLPCVEACGPGAVTHSW from the coding sequence GTGAAAGCCAACTACGGATATATGGATGGCAGCGGCGAGTTCTACATAACGATTGACACCGATCTCTGCATTGAGTGTGAGGATCACCCTTGTGTGGCCGCCTGCCCAGCCGGTTTGTTCGAGATAATCACTGACGACTACGACGATGAAGTTGCCGCCATCAAGGAAGATCATCGCAAAAAAATAAAGTACGACTGTGGTGCTTGCAAACCAATGTCGGATCGACCGCCCCTCCCCTGCGTAGAGGCTTGCGGTCCCGGTGCTGTCACTCATTCCTGGTAG
- a CDS encoding FAD-dependent oxidoreductase — translation MDKLTFTIDGQSVECPKGSSILEAADAAGTYIPRMCFHPDLPPCMEVTWSDTVQQIENTVSGEKAGSSAGEEAHCGLCLVEIEGQAELVNSCMTPAESGLVVSTNSEIVIGKRQQALSRLLADHPHACLTCAQKEGCSRTDCSSNVPVEERCCTLLGNCELEKVSDYIGIPGNTPRYVPSPLAASRKTTNDPLFDRDYNLCIGCLRCVRVCHEVQGLDILGATWKDGRARVGTLTASGLKEAQCRFCGACVEVCPTGALLDQDGAEIVRCDSPLPCVDHCPAGIDIPRYIAAIAAGQDKQALRTIRERVPFPGILGYVCFHPCEDACRRGGVDQPVAICELKRYAADAELVLDQDRVTKKSDTGKRVAIVGSGPAGSTAAFYLSRAGHNVELFDRESKPGGMLRYGIPDYRLPKDVLDREFEVLKTLGVGLRMDHHFESESPMDELKSQGFDAILLAIGVSESHSLPIKNTDLDGVYPALEFLKSATKSRTPRLKGQVAVIGGGNVAIDAAMTAVRLGADSVQLICLEPRDTMPAHDWEVAQAEDEGVEIHPSWGPVRFVSTDGRLSGIELKKCVSVFDPQGRFAPQFDESQTETVAAEAVIVAIGQATDADFLQNCDGISTGPGNTIKIEDEMAAGPESVFAAGDVTRGPSSVIDAIAEGRKAAEAIDKYLGGTGLIDAAKAETSFMESDISGDQFGQSRQNSEVANPQERKSDFGVITATLSESAARSEAQRCLRCYIRQGITPITLPPEQWQPFNNEAVDSVPEKEGVFQLLDADKKVLRITGTMNLRQDLKGCLHESGKAVWFVWEEEPMYTKRESELMQQYLQAHGELPGGGDDDDLDDLF, via the coding sequence GTGGACAAGCTGACTTTCACAATTGACGGACAGTCGGTCGAGTGCCCGAAGGGAAGTTCTATTCTTGAAGCTGCCGATGCGGCCGGTACTTACATTCCTCGAATGTGTTTTCATCCCGACTTGCCTCCCTGTATGGAAGTTACCTGGTCGGATACTGTTCAGCAGATAGAAAACACGGTCTCTGGTGAAAAAGCTGGGAGTTCTGCCGGCGAAGAAGCTCACTGCGGTCTCTGCCTGGTCGAAATCGAGGGCCAGGCTGAGCTTGTTAATTCCTGCATGACTCCTGCCGAGAGTGGACTTGTCGTAAGCACCAACTCCGAGATTGTGATTGGGAAACGCCAGCAGGCGTTGAGCCGACTATTGGCGGATCATCCCCACGCTTGCCTGACCTGTGCTCAAAAAGAAGGCTGCAGCCGAACCGACTGCTCCTCAAATGTGCCGGTCGAGGAACGTTGTTGTACTTTGCTGGGTAACTGCGAATTGGAGAAGGTCAGCGATTACATTGGCATTCCCGGCAATACCCCCCGATATGTTCCGTCGCCACTGGCTGCGAGCCGGAAGACCACCAATGATCCTCTCTTTGACCGAGACTACAATCTTTGCATTGGTTGTTTGCGTTGTGTTCGCGTCTGTCACGAAGTCCAGGGGCTGGACATCCTTGGGGCGACCTGGAAAGATGGCCGCGCTCGGGTTGGAACCCTGACCGCTTCCGGTCTCAAAGAAGCCCAGTGTCGATTTTGTGGTGCCTGCGTGGAGGTCTGTCCGACCGGCGCTCTGCTGGACCAAGATGGGGCCGAGATAGTCCGTTGTGATTCCCCGTTGCCTTGTGTGGACCATTGCCCGGCTGGTATAGATATCCCACGTTATATAGCCGCCATCGCGGCGGGGCAGGATAAACAAGCCCTGAGAACGATTCGAGAGCGAGTGCCATTTCCAGGCATTCTGGGCTATGTCTGTTTTCACCCCTGCGAGGATGCCTGTCGACGGGGGGGAGTAGACCAGCCGGTAGCAATTTGTGAACTGAAACGTTACGCTGCCGATGCTGAACTCGTATTGGATCAGGATCGCGTCACAAAGAAGTCTGACACCGGAAAGAGAGTTGCCATTGTCGGGTCTGGTCCGGCCGGGTCAACGGCTGCCTTTTATCTAAGTCGGGCAGGGCATAATGTGGAGTTGTTCGACCGCGAAAGCAAACCGGGGGGTATGCTGCGTTATGGCATACCTGATTACCGCTTACCGAAGGATGTTTTGGATCGCGAGTTTGAAGTGCTCAAGACTCTTGGCGTTGGCCTTCGTATGGACCATCATTTCGAGAGCGAGAGCCCGATGGACGAACTGAAATCTCAGGGCTTCGATGCTATACTTCTCGCGATTGGGGTTTCTGAAAGCCATAGCTTACCCATCAAGAACACCGATTTGGATGGAGTTTATCCGGCCCTTGAGTTTCTGAAGTCAGCTACGAAGTCGCGAACGCCCCGTCTTAAGGGTCAGGTGGCAGTGATCGGCGGGGGAAATGTGGCTATCGATGCCGCCATGACGGCGGTCCGCCTGGGTGCTGACTCTGTTCAATTGATCTGTCTCGAACCGCGCGACACAATGCCCGCCCACGACTGGGAAGTTGCCCAGGCAGAAGATGAGGGCGTGGAGATTCATCCATCATGGGGACCGGTTCGATTTGTTTCAACCGACGGCAGATTGTCTGGTATCGAGTTGAAGAAGTGCGTTAGTGTTTTTGATCCCCAGGGTCGTTTCGCACCACAATTTGATGAAAGCCAGACCGAAACAGTTGCGGCCGAGGCTGTCATTGTAGCCATTGGGCAGGCGACCGATGCTGACTTTCTGCAGAATTGCGACGGTATCTCAACCGGTCCGGGAAACACTATCAAGATTGAAGACGAAATGGCGGCCGGTCCCGAGTCGGTTTTCGCGGCCGGTGATGTTACTCGCGGTCCTTCGTCCGTGATCGACGCCATAGCCGAAGGCAGAAAAGCAGCCGAAGCGATCGACAAGTATCTTGGTGGAACAGGGCTCATCGACGCTGCCAAAGCAGAGACCAGCTTTATGGAATCGGACATCTCTGGCGATCAGTTTGGTCAATCGCGTCAGAATAGTGAGGTTGCCAATCCTCAAGAGCGGAAATCAGACTTTGGCGTCATAACTGCGACCCTCTCTGAGTCAGCGGCCAGATCGGAGGCTCAGCGTTGCCTGCGGTGTTACATCAGGCAGGGAATCACACCAATCACTTTGCCGCCGGAGCAATGGCAACCCTTCAATAACGAGGCAGTGGATTCTGTCCCGGAAAAGGAAGGCGTGTTCCAGCTTCTTGATGCCGATAAGAAGGTTCTTCGCATCACCGGAACGATGAATCTCCGTCAGGACCTGAAGGGCTGTCTCCACGAGTCGGGTAAAGCGGTTTGGTTCGTGTGGGAAGAAGAGCCGATGTATACCAAACGCGAAAGCGAACTAATGCAGCAGTATCTTCAGGCCCACGGAGAGTTGCCCGGTGGTGGTGACGATGATGACCTTGATGATTTGTTCTAG
- a CDS encoding sodium:solute symporter family protein, protein MNWIPLSIVCVYIVLLYLITWWTRRLSAGGMVAYLLAGRSLPFWVIAPLLTGLAIGGASTIGVAERAYTSGISAGWYNAAWAAGALLVGLVAARRYRRLEVSTLPELFERHYSVSGRVIGVIGQLVLQLVITSLQYVAGAAILSSLLPDVFSFQAGMLVTAIAFVGITLIGGFWAAGLTNIINVILIYVGVCLGAFMAVEKVGGLGELVARLPAQHPGFDLSGLGWGLVIAWLVVMCTTVFSVQSIAQISFAAKDSGAARKGFILGGLIILPVGFISAIIGVAAAVLHPGIVPTEALPRMVLSLSPVVAGIILAGLWAADISTASALLVGSATLVVGDLIKRFVTPDMTERREKMISRLTILVLSVLTYLLAVTVSGILKTLLIGLTLTTAYTLVTLMTIFFPGLCRRGHATWTLVMAMIALVVWLTVPQISALFAGWGLPHPIFFCWIVCLLTFAFVLLFDKRRIQAIGYS, encoded by the coding sequence ATGAACTGGATTCCGCTGAGCATCGTATGTGTTTATATAGTCCTCCTGTATCTGATTACGTGGTGGACACGGCGTTTGAGCGCGGGAGGAATGGTCGCTTACCTTCTGGCAGGACGGAGTCTCCCATTTTGGGTGATCGCCCCGCTTCTGACCGGTCTGGCGATCGGCGGTGCTTCCACTATTGGAGTAGCGGAACGCGCTTACACTTCCGGCATATCTGCCGGTTGGTATAACGCGGCCTGGGCCGCCGGAGCGCTTCTGGTCGGTTTGGTTGCGGCCCGCCGTTATCGTCGCCTGGAGGTTAGTACTCTTCCGGAGCTATTCGAGAGACACTACAGTGTGTCGGGTCGAGTTATCGGAGTTATTGGCCAGTTGGTGCTGCAACTAGTCATTACGTCCCTGCAATATGTTGCTGGCGCTGCGATCCTTTCGTCGTTGTTGCCCGATGTCTTCAGTTTCCAGGCGGGCATGTTAGTCACGGCGATCGCCTTTGTGGGAATTACTTTGATCGGCGGTTTCTGGGCGGCAGGTTTGACCAACATCATCAATGTCATCCTCATCTATGTAGGAGTCTGTCTCGGGGCCTTCATGGCGGTCGAAAAAGTGGGAGGTCTGGGCGAACTTGTCGCGCGACTTCCAGCGCAACACCCCGGCTTTGATCTCAGTGGACTTGGCTGGGGACTTGTGATCGCGTGGTTAGTAGTCATGTGTACAACGGTGTTCTCGGTTCAATCGATTGCGCAGATAAGTTTTGCCGCCAAAGACTCAGGGGCTGCCAGAAAGGGTTTCATTCTGGGCGGATTGATTATCCTGCCGGTCGGCTTTATCAGTGCCATAATAGGTGTAGCTGCGGCGGTGCTTCATCCGGGAATAGTCCCAACCGAAGCGCTGCCCCGTATGGTCCTGAGTCTGAGTCCGGTCGTGGCCGGGATTATTCTCGCAGGTCTTTGGGCCGCCGATATTTCTACCGCGTCGGCTCTATTGGTCGGCAGTGCTACCCTGGTAGTGGGAGATTTGATCAAACGATTTGTCACTCCTGACATGACCGAACGGAGGGAGAAGATGATCTCACGGCTCACGATATTGGTACTGAGTGTTCTAACTTACCTTCTGGCGGTGACTGTGTCCGGTATCCTCAAGACCCTACTGATAGGCTTGACGTTAACAACCGCCTATACATTAGTAACTCTGATGACAATATTCTTTCCTGGTCTTTGCCGACGCGGTCATGCCACTTGGACGCTAGTGATGGCTATGATAGCGTTAGTCGTTTGGCTGACTGTTCCGCAAATCTCTGCCCTCTTTGCGGGCTGGGGTTTGCCGCATCCGATCTTTTTCTGCTGGATAGTATGTCTGCTGACATTTGCTTTCGTACTACTGTTTGATAAAAGAAGAATACAGGCAATCGGTTATTCATGA
- the bzdQ gene encoding benzoyl-CoA reductase, bzd-type, subunit Q, protein MTEATQEFWRWKEYNWHDETINPKGADTISAGVDVGSVSSQAVIMVDGQLYAYSSMRTGSDSPDSARNAMKWAMENTGLTLDDLHYTVGTGYGRVNVPFADRAITEIACHARGGNMMYGSTVRTILDMGGQDCKVILCDEKGKVRNFLMNDKCAAGTGRGMEVFADMLAISIEDVGELSLQVDEEPPPVSSTCVVFAKSEASSLLREGWSKKRVLAAYCSAMAHRVVSLLERVGVEEDFAITGGIAKNVGVVTRLERELKLTALKSNYDTQIAGALGAALFAKALVEKKRKKVAQ, encoded by the coding sequence ATGACTGAAGCAACCCAGGAATTCTGGCGCTGGAAAGAATACAATTGGCACGATGAGACTATTAATCCCAAGGGGGCAGATACTATTTCGGCGGGAGTGGATGTAGGTTCGGTCAGCTCTCAGGCGGTGATCATGGTTGACGGCCAACTCTATGCCTATTCCAGTATGCGCACAGGCTCCGACAGCCCCGACAGTGCACGCAATGCTATGAAGTGGGCGATGGAGAACACCGGCCTCACTCTGGACGACCTCCACTACACAGTCGGCACAGGTTATGGCCGAGTTAATGTACCCTTCGCTGATCGTGCGATCACTGAAATTGCCTGCCATGCTCGCGGTGGCAATATGATGTATGGTTCGACGGTCCGGACAATTCTTGATATGGGGGGGCAAGACTGCAAGGTCATTCTCTGCGACGAAAAAGGCAAGGTCAGGAATTTCCTAATGAACGACAAGTGTGCGGCCGGCACCGGCCGTGGCATGGAAGTATTTGCCGATATGCTGGCGATCTCTATCGAGGATGTCGGCGAGCTGTCTTTGCAGGTTGACGAAGAACCCCCGCCTGTTTCATCGACTTGTGTGGTCTTTGCCAAATCTGAGGCGTCTTCACTGCTGAGAGAAGGTTGGTCAAAAAAACGAGTCTTGGCCGCCTACTGCTCAGCTATGGCCCACCGGGTTGTTTCGCTTCTGGAGCGGGTTGGGGTGGAGGAGGATTTTGCCATCACCGGTGGCATTGCCAAGAACGTCGGTGTGGTGACACGCTTGGAAAGAGAGTTGAAGCTGACGGCGCTCAAATCCAACTATGATACCCAGATCGCCGGCGCGCTGGGCGCAGCTCTTTTTGCCAAAGCCCTGGTTGAGAAAAAACGCAAGAAGGTCGCCCAGTGA
- a CDS encoding ATPase: MNYFVGIDIGASATKAVVINDGKEVLGYSVVDSGADFEVAGSEALTQARQAAGCGASDTLIVTATGYGRRNVPLADGTRTEISCHAGGSYHCFPHAHTLIDIGGQDNKVIKIDDSGRRTNFKMNRKCAAGTGAFLEEIANRLKIPLANLNDLAEKADAGVQIGSYCTVFAGTEILARIREGVSVEDIVKGIFSSVIKRILEMDPMAGNVVMSGGVVEHNPFLVKMLEDRIQKEIFVPSNPQLTGALGAALFSLEGKGKGGLNA; encoded by the coding sequence ATGAACTACTTTGTCGGAATTGATATTGGCGCCTCTGCAACTAAGGCTGTCGTTATCAATGACGGGAAAGAGGTGCTCGGCTATTCAGTGGTCGATTCTGGAGCCGATTTTGAGGTCGCAGGCAGTGAAGCATTGACGCAGGCTCGCCAAGCGGCCGGATGTGGCGCTTCTGACACGCTTATCGTCACCGCCACCGGTTACGGAAGACGTAATGTTCCCTTAGCCGATGGAACCAGAACCGAGATCAGTTGTCATGCCGGCGGCAGCTATCATTGTTTTCCCCATGCGCACACTCTCATTGATATTGGCGGGCAGGACAACAAGGTTATCAAGATCGACGACTCAGGCAGAAGAACCAATTTCAAAATGAACAGAAAATGCGCCGCCGGGACCGGTGCATTTCTCGAGGAAATAGCGAATCGTCTGAAAATCCCCCTGGCCAATCTCAACGATTTAGCCGAGAAGGCAGACGCCGGAGTCCAGATCGGAAGCTACTGTACGGTGTTTGCCGGTACCGAAATTCTGGCCCGCATTCGAGAAGGCGTCAGCGTTGAGGACATCGTCAAAGGCATATTCAGTTCAGTGATAAAGAGGATTCTGGAAATGGATCCAATGGCAGGAAACGTTGTGATGAGCGGGGGAGTTGTGGAACACAATCCTTTTCTTGTCAAGATGCTCGAAGATAGAATACAAAAAGAGATTTTCGTGCCTTCCAACCCGCAATTGACGGGTGCTCTCGGCGCGGCTCTATTCTCTTTGGAAGGTAAAGGTAAAGGAGGTCTCAATGCTTGA
- a CDS encoding acetate--CoA ligase family protein, producing MLDGLFKPRSVAVIGASNNPLSIGHIVIQNLVDHNYKGPIYPINPKASVIKSFKTYPSVGEIPDEVDLVNISIKNSLVPIVLEDCGKKGVKFAIVHTAGFKEVGGEGIELEKQIVEIAHKHGMRIYGPNSQGIQNSDPSVSVYANFTFVPQIPGNISIVAQSGGVGETLKLQLYKIGMGTRMYASFGNEADVSMNEIIDYFGQDDETKVIMTHIETLKDPAGFLEIATRVSRKKPILALKTGRTSEGVKAVASHTGSLIDQDTLADVMFKKSGVLRFDSQQEMIEAAIALSTQPIPKSDKIVVVTNTGGPAIIAVDECIKDGLKLAELSPETGKTLGELLFSEAIVSNPVDVIATAGAKEYGGTVEALLKDPNIDSLILNFVTPPFVDCEEVAQRLAKISATAGKPILSIILTIEEKFGEVVRLARESGLPVFDFPEAASKALAAMIRYGQFLQQETPEYKEHRRDKCKAETILNRYKGQDKFLSQTDVFELLQCYEIPVAKSARVISQDELVQAVGELRFPVALKVDSDEVVHKTDAGGVILDLQDEASLVAAYGELSDKFKNQKPAFIVQEFLTTGKEVIMGAKGNVGLPPTLMFGLGGVFVEILKDVQFRLAPLSHVDAQEMIRSIKGYPILEGTRGEKPVDIDKLTDVLVRLSQLCKDFPEIDEMDLNPVFALEKGSGVMVVDARLKMKGSN from the coding sequence ATGCTTGACGGTTTGTTCAAGCCCAGATCCGTGGCGGTTATCGGTGCTTCAAACAATCCTCTGAGTATCGGCCATATTGTTATTCAAAACCTAGTCGATCACAATTACAAAGGCCCCATTTATCCTATCAACCCCAAAGCAAGTGTGATCAAAAGTTTTAAGACTTACCCTTCCGTGGGTGAAATCCCGGATGAGGTTGATCTCGTAAACATATCCATCAAGAACAGCCTGGTTCCCATCGTCCTTGAGGATTGCGGAAAAAAGGGTGTGAAGTTTGCGATTGTTCACACTGCCGGATTCAAGGAAGTTGGAGGAGAGGGGATCGAACTCGAAAAGCAGATTGTTGAAATCGCCCATAAGCACGGAATGCGAATTTATGGTCCCAACTCCCAGGGAATCCAGAACTCGGATCCTTCCGTATCGGTCTATGCGAATTTCACCTTTGTGCCCCAGATTCCGGGGAATATCTCTATCGTAGCCCAGAGTGGTGGAGTGGGTGAGACGCTGAAACTGCAACTCTATAAGATTGGGATGGGAACTAGAATGTACGCCAGTTTCGGAAATGAAGCTGACGTCAGTATGAATGAAATCATCGACTACTTCGGTCAGGATGACGAGACCAAAGTCATCATGACTCACATCGAGACTCTGAAAGACCCGGCCGGTTTTCTGGAGATCGCTACCAGGGTGAGTCGGAAGAAACCGATTCTGGCCCTCAAGACAGGCAGGACATCCGAAGGTGTCAAGGCCGTTGCCTCGCACACCGGCTCCCTTATCGATCAGGATACTCTGGCAGATGTCATGTTCAAGAAGAGCGGCGTTCTTCGCTTCGACTCCCAGCAGGAGATGATTGAGGCCGCCATTGCGCTATCAACGCAACCTATTCCAAAGTCAGATAAGATCGTTGTAGTCACCAACACCGGCGGACCGGCGATTATTGCGGTCGATGAATGCATCAAAGACGGCCTTAAGCTGGCCGAGCTGAGTCCCGAGACCGGAAAGACCTTAGGCGAGCTTCTCTTTTCCGAGGCGATAGTCTCCAATCCGGTGGATGTGATAGCGACTGCCGGCGCAAAGGAGTACGGCGGCACAGTCGAGGCACTCCTGAAAGACCCCAACATCGACTCCCTCATACTCAATTTTGTAACACCACCGTTTGTCGACTGTGAAGAAGTGGCCCAGAGGTTAGCAAAAATCAGCGCGACAGCCGGGAAACCCATTCTCAGTATCATTCTGACTATAGAAGAAAAATTCGGTGAGGTTGTTCGGCTTGCCCGCGAAAGCGGTCTGCCTGTTTTTGATTTCCCGGAAGCGGCCTCAAAGGCCCTGGCGGCCATGATCCGATACGGCCAGTTCCTTCAGCAGGAAACACCCGAGTACAAGGAACACAGGAGAGACAAGTGCAAGGCGGAAACAATCCTCAACCGCTACAAAGGACAAGACAAGTTCTTGTCACAGACGGACGTCTTCGAACTTCTGCAATGCTATGAAATCCCGGTAGCAAAATCGGCGCGTGTTATTAGCCAGGACGAGCTTGTGCAGGCGGTTGGAGAACTTCGCTTCCCCGTGGCCTTGAAAGTCGATTCTGATGAGGTCGTTCACAAGACCGACGCAGGCGGCGTGATCCTCGACCTTCAGGATGAGGCCTCGCTTGTCGCTGCCTATGGGGAGTTGTCGGACAAGTTCAAGAATCAGAAACCAGCTTTTATTGTGCAGGAGTTTTTGACGACCGGCAAAGAGGTCATCATGGGCGCCAAGGGAAACGTTGGCTTGCCGCCCACGTTGATGTTTGGTTTGGGCGGGGTTTTTGTAGAGATTCTGAAGGACGTTCAGTTCCGTCTGGCTCCGCTATCGCACGTGGATGCCCAGGAGATGATTCGATCGATCAAGGGCTATCCGATTCTCGAAGGAACACGTGGAGAGAAACCGGTAGACATCGACAAGTTAACGGATGTTCTGGTGCGACTGTCTCAACTGTGCAAAGACTTCCCGGAGATTGATGAGATGGATCTCAATCCTGTGTTCGCGCTTGAGAAAGGTTCGGGCGTAATGGTCGTGGATGCGCGACTGAAGATGAAAGGAAGCAACTGA
- a CDS encoding CoA activase gives MITAGMDMGSKFVKVVIVKDDAVVGKASEGTGFEPTAAAARCLEAAAQASGINVSSIDHITATGAGRKAAPGANSDITDVGAAAKGMASLRPEVRTVIDIGAEEGRGIKVDGSGKVLDFAVNEKCAAGAGAFAEAMARALEVSLEEFGKISLQSDKSIPMNAQCAVFAESEVVSLVHAKTPKPDIAKAVHDAIASRIVSMIRRVGIEEAIALVGGLAYNPGFVDALNRGLESEVFIPADPEYTGALGAALVAGERNK, from the coding sequence ATGATTACCGCTGGAATGGATATGGGCTCCAAGTTTGTGAAGGTAGTCATTGTCAAAGATGACGCCGTCGTCGGTAAGGCCAGTGAAGGCACCGGTTTTGAGCCGACTGCCGCTGCGGCAAGGTGCCTGGAGGCGGCCGCCCAGGCGTCTGGAATCAACGTCTCCTCAATAGATCATATAACTGCCACCGGGGCAGGACGGAAAGCAGCCCCAGGGGCAAATTCCGACATAACCGATGTCGGCGCGGCTGCCAAAGGAATGGCCAGTCTTCGTCCGGAGGTACGCACGGTGATTGACATCGGTGCCGAAGAAGGACGCGGGATCAAGGTCGACGGCAGTGGCAAAGTTCTCGATTTTGCAGTCAATGAAAAATGTGCTGCCGGGGCGGGTGCCTTTGCCGAGGCGATGGCTCGCGCTCTGGAAGTATCGCTGGAGGAGTTTGGAAAGATCTCGCTTCAGTCCGATAAGTCAATCCCCATGAATGCCCAATGTGCCGTGTTTGCCGAGAGCGAGGTGGTCTCGCTGGTGCACGCTAAAACGCCAAAGCCCGACATTGCGAAGGCAGTCCATGATGCTATTGCCAGTCGCATTGTTTCGATGATCCGTCGCGTCGGCATTGAGGAAGCTATCGCCCTGGTGGGCGGACTGGCCTACAATCCCGGCTTTGTCGATGCCCTGAATCGTGGCTTGGAATCCGAAGTCTTTATCCCTGCCGATCCGGAATACACCGGGGCCTTGGGAGCGGCATTGGTTGCCGGAGAAAGGAACAAATAA